ACTGAAGCAACGGGGGTACCATCCCTACGAACTGAGCCGGGAACCGCATGTGACCTTGATGAACGACACCTTGCAGCAGAAAATCCTGATCGATCTCTCCTCGGAGCTCGATCCGGTGGAGATTCGTTTTACAACCAACGGGGAGACACCCGATGCGGGCTCAATACTATATGAATCACCCATTGAGGTAGGCGACTCAGCCTTTCTGCAGGCACAGCTCTTCCGCAACGGAGAGGCAATCGGTGATGTCGTCTCAGGCCGCGTGGATTACCACAAGGCGATAGGCAAGAAGATGATCTACCACACTCCCTTCAGTCGTTACTACCCCGCAGGGGGCGTAAAGGCACTGATCGACGGACTGCCCGGGGGGTTGTCACACGGCGACGGACGCTGGCAGGGGTTCAACCTGCAGGAGATTGATCTGGAGATTGACCTGCTGGAGGAGCTTCCCCTGCACTCACTGCAGCTGCGTTTCCTCCAAAATGGCAATGCCTGGATCTGGTTTCCCCGCGAAGTTACACTACTTGTCTCCGGTGACGGTGAAACATACCGGGAGCTGCAACGGTTTGAGAACAATCTTTCCCAAGACCTTGAGGGAACACATTTTCAGCCGTTCCATTGGAGCGGCACCACCACGGCACGCTTTATCCGGCTGAAGGTCTTTTCCAACGGTAACCCCGGCGGCTGGATCTTCCTCGATGAGATCGTTGTCTGGTGACGATGAATGGTTCAAGATGGTGGTGAAAGGTTACTGACCCGCCGAAGTGAGCTGCTCCTGGCTTTCTCTGGTATGCACCCACATGGTTACCGTTCCTTTTCGTACTGGTACACCGCCTTCCGGATTCTGTCCATGATGGCTCTGCCCACGCCATGCTCCTCAACCGGCTCAATGTAGATCCGGCTGATTTCAGGGTCATCTTCCATCGCATGCAACGCGGAAAAGAGATGGGCCGCCACCTCCAGGTAATTGTGGTCGCCCGAGGTGTAGATCAATCGTTGGCAAGCCGGTAGTTGCAACGGAATTCCATGCAGGATTACCCCGGACGAGGGCGACAACTCCTGCTGCTGCTGCGGATTGAAAAGATAAAGCGGTTTGGTGGGTGAGTAGTGGCTTTTCAGCAAACCGGGAGCAACGATCTTCTCTGTCTTGCCCTCCTGTAGCACAAACTGTCCGGGAAAAGCGGCTTCAATATCCTGCAGGGTGATTCGGCCCGGCCGGAGCAGTGTGCAGTGGTTCCCCTCGAGCGAGACGATTGTCGATTCGATGCCCACGGTAGTCTTCCCTCCATCCAGTACCTGATCCACCTCCGGCAGCTGCTTCCTTACATGGGCGGCGGTCACCGGACTCAAATGGCCGAACTTGTTGGCACTGGGGGCGGCTACCGGACAACCGGCGCTGCTAATCAGGGCCAGCGCTACCGGGTGATCCGGCATCCTGACGGCCACCGTCCCCAATCCCGAGGTAACGATATCCGGAACCCGCTCGCTCTTGGGCAACACCAGCGTAAGCGGGCCGGGCCAGAACTTGCCGGCAAGTCGCCTTGCCAGGTCGGTAGGTCCACTGGTAAGCAGCTCCAACTCGTCTATTGAGGCGATGTGCACGATCAGCGGGTCGAACGAGGGACGCTCTTTCGCCGCGAAGATGCGCGCTACGGCAAGTGGATCGAGAGCATTGGCACCAAGTCCGTAGACTGTTTCTGTGGGGAACGCCACCAAACCACCCTCACGGATGATGGCGGCAGCCCTCTCAATCTCCTCACTCTTCATCATCACCATTTACATAGGTATATTGGTAATCCATCGGGATGATCTCAAGGTACTCCTCCACGCTGCCACCCCGCAGGCAGGTCTCGATGATCCGCCGTCCGGTGGGATGAAGGCCCGGTACTAGGTATTTCTGCAGCTCCGTGCGGAAAAAGTCGTACAGGATCTCGGCACCCGCATCGTAACCCGCGTTCTCCACCTCCGTCTGCTTGTGCACCTGCAGGAAGCGGGAGGGGATCTTGGCCCCTTCAATGGTGAGGTAGTTCAACTCAAAACCGAGCAGCGGACAACGGGCCGCCTGGTACTGGTCGTGACGCAGCTTGGCATTGCCCCTGCGGGTGAGGTATTCACGCATCAGCAGCTGCGGTTTGAAGCCCACCTTCCAGGCGCCGATATACTGGTTGGGGGTCAGCGTGTAACGCACGCGGGGAGTGTGGATGATCTGCTCCAGCAGCAGGTTGGCGTGGGTAATCATCTCTCCCGTGGCGAAGGGCCAGTAGGAACCGACACCCTCGCTTCCCATTCCGCCACCATCCACGATGCTGGGGTTGGCATGACCGCGCGGTGCTGCCAGTCGCCAGAGCCATGCCAGGGCAGGGGGGAGGATGTGGAACAGACCCACGATTCCGTAGGTGGGGTTCTCTTTTGTACAGGGCGGGGTGCGTACTCCGAAGCTGCGGATGTCAACCGTCACGGGTTGACCCACCACGTTGGGCACTATCTCCCTGGGCACGATTACACGAGGGTTGGGACAACGTTTGCCGGGACTGTCCTCCGTATGATCCCAGATCAGGGCGGTGCCGCCGGGAATTGATTCGATGTTCAGGAAGAGCAGCGGCTCCTTGGGTTTGATTGTCAGCTTCTCCAGAAACGGTTCATCGCCATAGTCGGTGATGCCGTCCACACGAATGAACCAGCCGTTCTCTGCATCGGTGACGGACAGCTTGCCATTGTTCTTCTGCAGGGAGGGGTGACACAACGCCATATCGTCGGTCACCGGGTTGAATGAGCAGAAGAGGGGGAAGTTGATCAGTCGCCTTTCGCCGGTGAGACTGTTGGAGCCAATCAGCACTTGTCCATTTTCCTCCCGCACGATGTTCTGCAGCATCTCGCTCTTGCCACCGCCGCTGGCACCCTCGTGCATGAAGGTGGTGATGTTGTCGTAGGGACTCACAACCTGCACCGTGGAGCAGTGGGCGGTGATCCACCCTTCCCGCTCACCCTTGGTCAGCAGGGCGCCGTAGAGCCCCTTCTTGGCGCTGGGTCCCGGGTAGAGGTTGTAAGAGAAGATCTCGTGCAGCTCCTCGGAGCGCTTGTGTACCACAATCTGCTTTCCCTGGAAATGGGTGTGGCGGAAGGTGGGTGCCACATAGATGGCCGATTCGATGGCAAACCCTTCAGGCAATTCCTCAAGTGGGATGATCTGTTGCAGCATGGCCAGTCCCAGGGCAAAGAAACCGGCATTTGCCGGAACGATGGCAACCCCCCCCGTGCCGATGCCGTCGCGTCCGGCGAAGTAGAAGAAGAGAGCCAGGTCCTGCGACTGCAGCCAGGCGATGGTCTCCTTTCGCAGCAGATCAAAGTCGTAGCCCATCTTGTCGCTGAACCGCTCCTTGTCGCTTGGCAACTTGTCGCCGATCAGCATGGTGTCGGGATCTCTGCGGCGCATGTAGGGTTCGGTATAGTTCGCCGAGACACCGTTCGAGACCCTGTGAACCACCGCTTCGGTCACACTGCCGCGGTCCGGCAGGCTGTATGCTACCTCAAAACTCTGGCTGTCACTGCCACCCACGGCGGCAGTGGCCAGCTCTGTCGTATTGTTGAAAACCTGAAAAGACCTGCATCCCGTGAGAATTTCCACAGCGTCTGCAGGCAAAGCTATGTTTTTTGTTTCCAGAAGTTGAAATAAATGATTCATCGTTTGTAATTTGAGGAGTTGATAACCTAAATATTGGCTGTAAAGATAGTGATGATAGTTTATTAATTAAGCGATGCTTAATTTTTGTACTCCATGTTTCAGAAGTTTGCCGGCGATTGGATCCAGAGCATCTCGCTGATTCCGTCGTGATTGTTGACAGCATCCCTGGGAGTCTTCGCGCTGAAGCTGATGCTGTCCCCCTGATTCAGGATATATTGCTTCTCGCCGAGGGTGAATCTCACCTCGCCGGTGAGTAGGTGACAAAACACCTCTCCATGGGTGCCGGCGAACAGTTGCTCTATGCCCGATCCCTTGGCGAACCGGAGCAGGTAGGAGTCCATCTGCTTGTTGGTGTCGTTGTGCGAGAGCATGTAGACATTGGTGCCGGAGCTGTTCCCTTCGCTGTGTTTCATTTCGCTGCGCTTCACAACAGGGTTTTCCGCGCTCGCTTCATTCTCGCCAATCAGTTCGCCGACGGTGGTGCGGAGCTGTTCTGCAATGCTCTTCAATGTGATGACGGAAGGGAAGGACTTCGATTTTTCAATCTGTGAGAGGGCGCTGGCGCTGATGCCCACCCTCTCCGCCAGCTCCCCCAGGTTGAGGTTGCGCAGTTCTCTTTTTCGCTTGATTCTTTCGCCGATACGGTTCATGTTTGAAAATTTTGTGCAAAGTTACACTTTAAATTATTAAGTACAGCTTAATTTGATGGATTATTTTCGATGTTTTTGCTCCTGAGTGCAATTTCGTGGTGACATTCACGCTTTATTTAGAAAAAATAACAAATTCTCATGCAAGGAATTCCTCCTCTCCTGCTTTTATGATTGAAACAAATGAATTCGTAACATTTAAAACAACAAGATTATGAAGATTACCCATTTACTTTTTGCAACGGGAATATTGCTAACAATGTTAATCCTGCCCTCGTGTCTGGACGACGACGATGATGTGAGTCGTCTCTATCCCAACGCCCTCGTGACTGTAAAGGAAGCAGCAGACGAAACAGTCTATTTCCAGCTGGATGAGACTACCACCCTGCTGCCGGTGAACATCACCTCACACCCTTTCGACTCAAAAGAGGTGAGGGCTCTTGTCAATTACGAGGAGGTGGACGACTCCAGTGAGGAGTATGATCAGGCCGTCAAGGTGAATTGGATCGACAGCATCCGGACAAAACCGATGGCACCCAATCTGGGAGAGGATAATGATAATGAATATGGCAATGACCCCGTGGAGATCGTATCCGACTGGGTGACAATAGCTGAAGATGGCTATCTGACCCTTCGTTTCCGAACAATGTGGAGCCAACTGGGAATCACCCATTACGTGAACCTCATCCCCACCAACAATCCCGAAAACCCCTACGAGGTGCAATTCAAGCACGATGCCAATGGCGATGTATCCGGCAGGGTAGGAGACGGACTGGTCGCCTTCAGGCTGGATCAGCTTCCCGATACGGAAGGAGAAACAGTGAAGCTGAAGCTGATATGGGATTCGTTCAATGGAGAGAAATCGATGGAATTTGATTACCGCACTCGCACTGCCACACCGGCATCTTCAGCCATTGCCGCCGCGAGAAGCGTGATACCCCTGAAGTAAACCGATTGCTGAAAGGGATAGACCTTTTCAGCATCCTTAAATTTTTTTATCACAAAAAAATGAGGGTTGGTTGTACATTTGCACCATGTGCAACCAACCCCTTTCATCGGTTGAGGGGCACCAGTAATCAGTCCGGAGAAGATTGGTCAATGATTGAAAAAGAAAACAGTGAGCGGGAACTTGTTCGACAGATCGTGCAAGGCAACAGATTTGCCATGAAGCGGTTTTACGATGACTATGCCGGGTATCTTACCGCGGTATCTGCCCGTTACATCTCAAACAGGGATGATATCAAGGATGTATTGCAGGATAGTTTTCTGAAGATTTTCAACGCCATACATATGTTTGAATACAGGGGAGAGGGATCGTTGCGGGCATGGGCTTCACGCATCGTGGCAAACGAATCACTGAGGCATCTCAGCGCAAATGAAAAGATGCAGTTCATGAGTTTACCCGAGGAAGAGTTGCCCCTTGCGGCAGAGGAACCGGAGCCGGACTTCGACGACATTCCCCTCCCGGTCATTCAGGAGATGATCCATTCGCTTCCCCCCGGCTATCGTACCGTCTTCAACCTTTATGTATTCGAGCAGAAGAGTCACAGGGAGATTGCTTCCATGCTGCACATTGCAGAAAGCAGTTCCGCTTCGCAACTGCACAGGGCCAAGGGCATACTGATGAAAGAGATAGAGTTGTACCGCTTAAAGAAAAAGCACGATGAACGATCAATGGCAAGATAAACTGCGCAACCGGATGGTGCTGCATGAAGAGCCTGCACCGGAAGGGTTGTGGGAAGGGATTGAGCAGCGCATCCCTGTCGGGAAGATGCCCGTGGCAGGTGTAGTCGGCACCCGCCGGCACCTGTGGCGATGGCGTGCAGGAGCAATGGCCGTTGCCGCTGCCGTTGCCATCCTGCTGATATTCGTCGTGCGCTTCAACACTGCTGACAACCGGACCGGCGAGTTATTTACCGAAGAGAAGGTGACCACTCCGCCGCAGGTGCAGCCTACCACAGTGGAGATCACACCTGTTGAAAAGAAGGCGGAACGATTCTTCGTCTCAGCTCGAAGCAGACCTGCAGCCACACCTGAAACAGCCTTGGCTGAAACCGAACTTCCTGTTGACGGGCAGCCAACCGAAGAAATCGCGACGAGTGATAGCGAAAATGAAAAGAGCACCATTGAAACTGAAGAAGAGGAGGAGATCAGTTTGGGTACCGACCAGTTATTGGCAATGAATGAAAACAGAGATCAACAACCATCCTCCAAATGGCAGAGCGGCCTCTCCATGTCCAATATCCCCGGCGGTACATCTGATACCTATACCGGATACGGTACCCTTGCCCTGACAGAAACGGTGGAAGAGCAGTATTATTTTCTTGCCAACGACACCCGGGAGCGGGCATACACCGATGTGAGACACCATCAACCCATTACCCTCGGGCTCACCTTGCGGTATAATATCAACGATCGATGGAGTGTGGCCAGCGGGGTAACCTATTCGCTGTTATCATCGGAACTCCGCGCAGGAAGCGGCAATTATTATTACGACGACAAGCAGACGTTGCATTTCATTGGCGTTCCCCTGAATTTAGCCTATACCTTCTGGCAGAGTCCCAAATTATCGGCCTATCTCTCAACCGGCGCTCTTGTCGAGAAGAACGTTGCCGGACGCCTGACCTCAAAATACTACATCGACAATCAGCTGGAAACCACTACCCGGGAGAAAATATCAATGCATCAACTGCAATGGTCCGCCAATGCCGCCATCGGTCTGGGATATCGAATTTCGAACCATGTAGGGCTCTATGCCGAGCCCGGCATCTCCTATTATTTCAGAAACGGAAGTCATTTAGAGACCATTTACAGTGACAACCCGTTCAACTTCAATCTCCAGATCGGTCTGCGATTTACATTGGGAGAATGATATTCTGTTCAAACGGCTCATATTCTTTTTCAAGGCAGGATGAATCCTGCCTTTTTTGCCCCTTTTGTAACCGTTCAAAGCCTGTTCTTGTTCTAATCTCGTTCTAATCTCGTTCTAATATGGTTCTAATCTCGTTCTAATATGCGTCTAACAGCTTAAAGCAAGAAAGGACTCAATTCCGAACGAAATAAGAACTATTCAGGAACCGTCACAAGCGAAGAATCTTTGTCAATCGCTGTTACCAACAATCAATGCCATGTATGCCCATTCGCGGACTTTGACGGACAATGACGGACAATGACGGACAATGACGGACAATGGCGGACAATGACGGACAATGGCGGACTTTGACGGACAATGGCGGACATTCGCGGAAAAACAGGGATTTTGACGGACAAATGAAGCAAATCAAACCCTTTTCTTGGATTTCTGAAAGGTGTTATTTTACTTTGTGTTTCAACAGTATCTGTTTGACAATGAGTAATTATTTATAAACCTATTAAAAGAGATGAGTTATGGCAATTTCAAAAAATGGTTTAACGGGCGGTGTCTCCGGTAAAATTGGGAACGTAGTTGGCGTAAATAGAAATGGTAGCTTTTATTTTCGCAGTATGCCAGTTGAGACAAATGATCCTAGGACGGAGAAGCAGGTTGTGCAACGGAGTAGATTCTTAGTGACCCAGTCGTTTTTGCGCACTTTCTCACCCTTTCTTCGGATAGGCTTCCGTTTCGAAGCAATGGGAATGAAAAGCACCTTCAATGCCGCCATGTCTGTCAACATGCAGCATGTCATCAAGGATGAAGACAACGGTTATGCAGTTGATTATCCGAATATCCTTGTCTCGAAGGGGCTGCTTGGGGCATCTGAAATCACAGGGGCTACCGTCGCGGAGGGGGTGCTCAATGTGACGTGGAGCCGTGTCAGAACCGGCAATGCAAGCTATGACGATGAAGTGATGATGCTTGCCTACAACCCTGAAAAAAATGTTGCAGTATACGACCTGCATGCCGGCAAAAGGGAGCACCTGGAGGCTCGGCTTGCCTTACCGATGAGTTGGGCAGGCGACCGCGTGGAGAGCTATGTCGCATTCACGTCGGCCGATCTTACGCAGGTTTCTGACAGCCTCTACGCCGGCCGGCACCCGGTTGAGGTGTAACTGTAGATGGGAAGGCACCATACTCTATTATGCGCTTTTTTTCTTTAATATTTTGACAATTCGGCTATAAATGATTTCTGCTAAATTCCAGTCATAACCATTAAAATTAGTTGTATTGTTGAATTGAATAACAACCATATCCAAGTCTTTGTAGTATCTTGCAATGCTCTGATAGCCTGGAAGTAGCCCGGTATGTTCATAAACGTAAATTGAAGAATAAATTTCCTGTTCACCTTCATTAAACACCGAGCCATCATTTAATGCACGTAAGAATATGCCCACATCTTTTGCTGTAGCAAGCATTAAGCCAGTATTTTCATATTTAAAATCTGTTTCAACACCAACATAATAGCCGCTCATTACATCATCCATGTTTACTTCATTAAGCGAACCAAAAGTGTTTTTCAGCCCAAGTGGAATCAATATTCTCTCCTTGATATATTCTTGGTGGGAATAGCCCAAAGTCTTATCAATAAGGTCCTCTATCAACATATAATTGGTATTTGAGTAACCATAATCTTCACCTGGTATAAAGACGGCTGGCAAATCCAGGGCGTATTCAAGAGTTTCTTGTCTGTTTTTTGGAGGCTTTGTCCAATAATCAGGATGGTCAACAAAATTTGGAATGCCACTCCGATGCTGCACCATCATTCTCAAAGTAATCTTGTCTGAATATTCAATACTTTCCGCAAGTTCCGGAAAGTATTCCGCAAGTGTCTTATCCAAAGACAAACGCCCTTCTTTAACTAATTTTGTAGTAGCAACCGCGATATATAATTTTGTAATACTCGCAATTTTGAATAATGCTTGCGGGTAGGCAGGTATTTTCTTATTTCGGTCATGCCAGCCAGCTGCAAATAACTCAGGAGGTTTTCCTGTTTCGTCCACATAAACAATCATTCCATCAAATCCATAATTTATTCCTTCGTTGAGTTGTTCTTGAACTGTATCAGGTAGTGGCATTATCCATGCTCTTACCAAAATCCATGGTACGAAGTATAATGAGCTTATGCTGGCAATAATAAATAGGATTCTGAGTATTCGTTTTATCTGTTTCTTTTTCATAATATCAGTCTATTTCAGTGCAATGCCGTTTGTTAAATTGCGCATAACGGTTGGCGGTATAAAATCGTTGTGCATTTTGTAACAAAACCTGTCATCACGCTAAAGTGCTGAATATATGCTATATAGTTCAAACATATCACTGTCCGCACAATGATTTAGGACCAGGTGTTTGTAACAGTTGTTCCTTATAAGTTCTCATGAATAGAGTTTTCAATATCCTGTATATCAAAAGGTTTTTGAAAATACTTTTGAATTAGTCCCGCCTGTAGCGCATCCTGGATTTCTTCCGTTATTTCAAATCCTGTCAAAATATAATACTTCTTTTCAGGGTATTTTTCTTTCGCTATCTTTATGAATTCAATCCCGGTCATTTTAGGCATCTTCATATCACTGATGACGACTTTCACATCCGGATGTTTATCTAACAACTCCAACCCCTCAAACCCACTAGAACCTGAATAGACTTCAAAATTAACGGAGAAATTAATTTCAAACAGCATCACATTCACCTCTTCGTCGTCAACATAGATAATCTTTGCTTTCTTGCTCATGATATATTGGCTTTGGTATTATAACTTTTACTGTAGTTCCTTTTCCTTCTTGCGACTCAAATATAAGTTTTCCTTTGTGCTCCTTAATAATATTGTATGTGATTGACAAACCTAATCCCGTACCTTCTCCGGGAGCTTTGGTTGTAAAGAATGGATCGGTGATATTTTTCAGGTTTTCTTTGGGAATACCCAAACCGGTGTCGGCAATGGCTATTAAGACATCAGATTCATTGTCTTCCGTTTTTATTGTAATTTCGCCTTCTGATTCAATTGACTGGACTGCATTTACTATTATATTTATAAACACTTGATGTAAATGCCCTACATTTCCTTGAATCACTATTTCAGATGCTGAAAAATCTTTTTTGACAGTAATATGTTGTTTTATAAGGTTATTCAACATAGTCAGGGAGTTCTCCAATATCTCATGCACATTACATTTCTCGGTATACGAATCGCTTTTTCTACTGAACTGATTTAATCCATGAACAATAGCAGAGGAACGGTCAATGCCAATCTTCATAGCGTCGATCAATTTCCCTACTTGCTCAGGGTTATCTGAAAACGTATTTTCCCTATAATGGCGCAGCAAACCGACATAAGAACCCATAATATAATTCAAAGGGTTGTTAATTTCATGAGCGACCCCCGCAGTTAATATACCCAATGAAGCCATCTTTTCAGAATGTAACAATTGAGCTTGTGTCTCCCTGAGGTGTTTTATGGCTGTTTCCAGTTCCTCCGTACGAAGTTTGACCATCTTCTCAAGCTGATTCTGGAATTCCTTCAATTCTTTTTCTAAATTTCGACG
This genomic window from Dysgonomonadaceae bacterium zrk40 contains:
- a CDS encoding threonylcarbamoyl-AMP synthase translates to MMKSEEIERAAAIIREGGLVAFPTETVYGLGANALDPLAVARIFAAKERPSFDPLIVHIASIDELELLTSGPTDLARRLAGKFWPGPLTLVLPKSERVPDIVTSGLGTVAVRMPDHPVALALISSAGCPVAAPSANKFGHLSPVTAAHVRKQLPEVDQVLDGGKTTVGIESTIVSLEGNHCTLLRPGRITLQDIEAAFPGQFVLQEGKTEKIVAPGLLKSHYSPTKPLYLFNPQQQQELSPSSGVILHGIPLQLPACQRLIYTSGDHNYLEVAAHLFSALHAMEDDPEISRIYIEPVEEHGVGRAIMDRIRKAVYQYEKER
- a CDS encoding DUF4914 family protein; this translates as MNHLFQLLETKNIALPADAVEILTGCRSFQVFNNTTELATAAVGGSDSQSFEVAYSLPDRGSVTEAVVHRVSNGVSANYTEPYMRRRDPDTMLIGDKLPSDKERFSDKMGYDFDLLRKETIAWLQSQDLALFFYFAGRDGIGTGGVAIVPANAGFFALGLAMLQQIIPLEELPEGFAIESAIYVAPTFRHTHFQGKQIVVHKRSEELHEIFSYNLYPGPSAKKGLYGALLTKGEREGWITAHCSTVQVVSPYDNITTFMHEGASGGGKSEMLQNIVREENGQVLIGSNSLTGERRLINFPLFCSFNPVTDDMALCHPSLQKNNGKLSVTDAENGWFIRVDGITDYGDEPFLEKLTIKPKEPLLFLNIESIPGGTALIWDHTEDSPGKRCPNPRVIVPREIVPNVVGQPVTVDIRSFGVRTPPCTKENPTYGIVGLFHILPPALAWLWRLAAPRGHANPSIVDGGGMGSEGVGSYWPFATGEMITHANLLLEQIIHTPRVRYTLTPNQYIGAWKVGFKPQLLMREYLTRRGNAKLRHDQYQAARCPLLGFELNYLTIEGAKIPSRFLQVHKQTEVENAGYDAGAEILYDFFRTELQKYLVPGLHPTGRRIIETCLRGGSVEEYLEIIPMDYQYTYVNGDDEE
- a CDS encoding helix-turn-helix transcriptional regulator; this translates as MNRIGERIKRKRELRNLNLGELAERVGISASALSQIEKSKSFPSVITLKSIAEQLRTTVGELIGENEASAENPVVKRSEMKHSEGNSSGTNVYMLSHNDTNKQMDSYLLRFAKGSGIEQLFAGTHGEVFCHLLTGEVRFTLGEKQYILNQGDSISFSAKTPRDAVNNHDGISEMLWIQSPANF
- a CDS encoding NigD-like N-terminal domain-containing protein; amino-acid sequence: MKITHLLFATGILLTMLILPSCLDDDDDVSRLYPNALVTVKEAADETVYFQLDETTTLLPVNITSHPFDSKEVRALVNYEEVDDSSEEYDQAVKVNWIDSIRTKPMAPNLGEDNDNEYGNDPVEIVSDWVTIAEDGYLTLRFRTMWSQLGITHYVNLIPTNNPENPYEVQFKHDANGDVSGRVGDGLVAFRLDQLPDTEGETVKLKLIWDSFNGEKSMEFDYRTRTATPASSAIAAARSVIPLK
- a CDS encoding RNA polymerase sigma factor is translated as MIEKENSERELVRQIVQGNRFAMKRFYDDYAGYLTAVSARYISNRDDIKDVLQDSFLKIFNAIHMFEYRGEGSLRAWASRIVANESLRHLSANEKMQFMSLPEEELPLAAEEPEPDFDDIPLPVIQEMIHSLPPGYRTVFNLYVFEQKSHREIASMLHIAESSSASQLHRAKGILMKEIELYRLKKKHDERSMAR
- a CDS encoding porin family protein encodes the protein MNDQWQDKLRNRMVLHEEPAPEGLWEGIEQRIPVGKMPVAGVVGTRRHLWRWRAGAMAVAAAVAILLIFVVRFNTADNRTGELFTEEKVTTPPQVQPTTVEITPVEKKAERFFVSARSRPAATPETALAETELPVDGQPTEEIATSDSENEKSTIETEEEEEISLGTDQLLAMNENRDQQPSSKWQSGLSMSNIPGGTSDTYTGYGTLALTETVEEQYYFLANDTRERAYTDVRHHQPITLGLTLRYNINDRWSVASGVTYSLLSSELRAGSGNYYYDDKQTLHFIGVPLNLAYTFWQSPKLSAYLSTGALVEKNVAGRLTSKYYIDNQLETTTREKISMHQLQWSANAAIGLGYRISNHVGLYAEPGISYYFRNGSHLETIYSDNPFNFNLQIGLRFTLGE
- a CDS encoding beta-lactamase family protein, which produces MKKKQIKRILRILFIIASISSLYFVPWILVRAWIMPLPDTVQEQLNEGINYGFDGMIVYVDETGKPPELFAAGWHDRNKKIPAYPQALFKIASITKLYIAVATTKLVKEGRLSLDKTLAEYFPELAESIEYSDKITLRMMVQHRSGIPNFVDHPDYWTKPPKNRQETLEYALDLPAVFIPGEDYGYSNTNYMLIEDLIDKTLGYSHQEYIKERILIPLGLKNTFGSLNEVNMDDVMSGYYVGVETDFKYENTGLMLATAKDVGIFLRALNDGSVFNEGEQEIYSSIYVYEHTGLLPGYQSIARYYKDLDMVVIQFNNTTNFNGYDWNLAEIIYSRIVKILKKKSA
- a CDS encoding response regulator; the encoded protein is MSKKAKIIYVDDEEVNVMLFEINFSVNFEVYSGSSGFEGLELLDKHPDVKVVISDMKMPKMTGIEFIKIAKEKYPEKKYYILTGFEITEEIQDALQAGLIQKYFQKPFDIQDIENSIHENL
- a CDS encoding GHKL domain-containing protein, translating into MKLLRFEYSITILYLLIGGLWIIFSDKILYLLINESSRLSEFQTYKGWFYVIITAIGLFFFIKKHLNKRRNLEKELKEFQNQLEKMVKLRTEELETAIKHLRETQAQLLHSEKMASLGILTAGVAHEINNPLNYIMGSYVGLLRHYRENTFSDNPEQVGKLIDAMKIGIDRSSAIVHGLNQFSRKSDSYTEKCNVHEILENSLTMLNNLIKQHITVKKDFSASEIVIQGNVGHLHQVFINIIVNAVQSIESEGEITIKTEDNESDVLIAIADTGLGIPKENLKNITDPFFTTKAPGEGTGLGLSITYNIIKEHKGKLIFESQEGKGTTVKVIIPKPIYHEQESKDYLC